From one Rhodopirellula islandica genomic stretch:
- a CDS encoding mandelate racemase/muconate lactonizing enzyme family protein, with protein MSAPKPLSFPVNPAPTALKQFAFTLQSESYRYRTPMKFGGRVVEEVTVLTAECTATNQAGQVADGDKIGVGSMTMGVTWAWPDAALSDAAKLEVVMELASRMAAQANELSGTLTGHPMEICLQLASRRDELVEAVASGHELTSPIPELAILLAASPIEAALFDAHGKAAGQSSYRLLSAEHLPPDLAEMTGDDRYAGLRLDQFISQAPVATLPLYHLVGALDPLTEAELTKPVGDGLPETLGEWITRNELTHLKIKLNGDDADWDFRRVRDINAVANETTDRGASTGKPWWFSLDFNERCKDEAYVLGLLDRLESECPEAFERIQYIEQPTHRDLKRPGAVTMHQAAARIPVVIDESLTGLESLHLAVSQGYSGIALKACKGHAEALLLGAVAVHENLFLCVQDLTCVGASLLHSASLSAHIPGVAAVESNGRQYCPEGNAEWMAKFGPMFEVRGGSVPTSCLDGPGLGY; from the coding sequence TTGTCCGCTCCAAAGCCACTTTCTTTCCCCGTGAATCCTGCCCCGACCGCTCTGAAACAGTTCGCATTCACGTTGCAATCCGAGTCCTATCGCTACCGAACGCCGATGAAATTCGGCGGGCGAGTGGTGGAGGAGGTGACGGTTTTGACGGCGGAGTGCACCGCGACGAACCAAGCCGGTCAAGTCGCCGATGGCGACAAGATCGGGGTGGGCAGCATGACGATGGGAGTGACTTGGGCGTGGCCGGACGCGGCTTTGTCGGATGCCGCGAAGTTGGAAGTGGTGATGGAATTGGCGAGCCGGATGGCGGCGCAGGCCAATGAGCTGTCGGGCACGTTGACCGGCCACCCGATGGAGATTTGTTTGCAGTTGGCGAGTCGCCGCGACGAGTTGGTGGAAGCGGTGGCGAGTGGTCACGAGCTGACGTCGCCGATTCCGGAACTGGCGATCCTGTTGGCCGCGTCGCCGATCGAAGCCGCTTTGTTTGACGCTCACGGAAAAGCGGCCGGGCAGAGCAGTTACAGATTGCTGTCGGCGGAGCATCTTCCACCGGATTTGGCTGAGATGACTGGCGACGATCGCTACGCGGGTTTGCGATTGGATCAATTCATCTCGCAGGCACCCGTCGCGACGTTGCCGCTGTATCACTTGGTCGGGGCGTTGGATCCGTTGACGGAGGCTGAATTGACGAAGCCTGTCGGCGATGGGTTGCCGGAAACGCTCGGCGAGTGGATCACTCGCAATGAGTTGACTCATTTGAAGATCAAGCTGAACGGCGACGATGCGGATTGGGATTTCCGCCGTGTTCGTGATATCAACGCAGTCGCCAATGAGACGACTGACCGCGGCGCGTCGACGGGCAAGCCGTGGTGGTTCTCGTTGGATTTCAACGAACGCTGCAAGGACGAAGCGTATGTGCTGGGTTTGTTGGACCGCTTGGAATCCGAATGTCCGGAAGCGTTTGAGCGGATTCAGTACATCGAACAGCCGACGCATCGTGATTTGAAACGGCCGGGCGCGGTGACGATGCATCAAGCGGCGGCGCGGATTCCCGTTGTGATCGATGAGTCATTGACGGGGTTGGAAAGTTTGCACTTGGCGGTCTCGCAGGGGTACAGCGGCATTGCGCTGAAGGCGTGCAAGGGGCACGCGGAAGCGTTGTTGCTGGGGGCGGTCGCGGTGCACGAGAATTTGTTCTTGTGCGTGCAGGATCTGACGTGTGTGGGGGCGTCGCTTCTGCACTCGGCGTCGCTGTCGGCTCATATCCCTGGCGTGGCCGCGGTGGAGAGCAATGGGCGTCAGTATTGCCCCGAGGGCAACGCGGAATGGATGGCGAAGTTCGGGCCGATGTTTGAGGTCCGCGGCGGCAGCGTGCCGACGAGCTGCTTGGACGGGCCAGGGCTTGGGTATTGA
- a CDS encoding DUF1501 domain-containing protein, translated as MNASRSSRPGNFCGRTRREFVWETGCGFGAAALSSMLASDGLLPQASAATASPVAGSAGPMAIKPPHFAPKAKTVIFLFMYGGPSHIDTFDHKPAMKGMDGKTVDVKTFGRGGHKAGGRIVEPRWDFAPHGECGKMVSTLFPNVAKHVDDIAFLHSMTADSPIHGSAMLMMNSGKILSGSPAMGSWLTYGLGSENQNMPGFVVMLDHTGGPISGAKNWSSGYMPATYQGTVFRTEGNPILDLNPPSDFPPGLQRRLIDSIQDANRRHLGQHVGEEPLASRISSYELAYRMQSAAPEAVDLSDETAETLSMYGVDNPKTQAFGKRCLLARRLAQRGVRFIQLYSGGAHNDDNWDAHGDLEINHNKHAGATDQPIAALLADLKRTGMLDETLVVWGGEFGRQPTAEYANGSGRDHNAYGFTMWMAGGGIKGGISHGTTDELGAAAVENPLHVRNLHATILHQMGLDPNRLSYFYGGLDQKLVGVEHVRPIHEIIA; from the coding sequence ATGAACGCATCTCGATCAAGCCGTCCAGGGAACTTTTGTGGTCGCACCCGCCGCGAATTCGTGTGGGAAACCGGCTGTGGATTCGGTGCAGCGGCACTGAGCTCGATGCTGGCTTCCGATGGATTGTTGCCACAGGCATCAGCGGCGACGGCATCCCCCGTCGCTGGATCAGCCGGACCGATGGCGATCAAACCACCGCACTTCGCCCCCAAAGCCAAGACGGTGATCTTTCTGTTCATGTATGGCGGGCCCAGCCACATCGACACGTTTGATCACAAGCCCGCGATGAAGGGCATGGATGGCAAAACCGTCGACGTCAAAACCTTCGGTCGTGGCGGGCACAAAGCCGGTGGCCGAATCGTTGAGCCGCGTTGGGATTTTGCCCCGCACGGCGAGTGCGGCAAAATGGTCAGCACGCTGTTCCCCAACGTCGCCAAGCATGTCGATGACATCGCGTTCTTGCATTCCATGACCGCGGACTCACCGATCCACGGCTCCGCCATGCTGATGATGAACAGCGGCAAAATCCTGTCGGGCTCGCCAGCAATGGGATCGTGGTTGACGTATGGTCTGGGCAGCGAAAACCAGAACATGCCGGGCTTCGTCGTCATGCTGGATCACACCGGCGGCCCAATCAGCGGAGCGAAGAACTGGTCGAGTGGCTACATGCCCGCCACCTACCAAGGCACCGTGTTCCGAACCGAAGGCAATCCGATTCTCGACTTGAACCCGCCTTCGGATTTCCCGCCCGGACTGCAACGTCGCCTGATCGATTCCATCCAAGACGCCAATCGTCGCCACTTGGGTCAACACGTCGGCGAAGAACCTCTGGCATCGCGAATTTCAAGTTACGAACTGGCGTACCGAATGCAATCCGCTGCACCAGAAGCCGTGGATCTTTCCGACGAAACGGCAGAAACGCTCTCGATGTATGGGGTGGACAACCCCAAGACACAGGCGTTCGGCAAACGCTGCTTGTTGGCCCGCCGACTGGCCCAGCGAGGCGTCCGGTTCATCCAGCTCTACAGCGGCGGTGCCCACAACGATGACAACTGGGACGCTCACGGCGACCTCGAAATCAACCACAACAAACACGCCGGTGCGACCGATCAACCCATCGCGGCGTTGCTGGCCGATTTGAAACGAACCGGCATGCTGGATGAAACCTTGGTCGTTTGGGGCGGCGAATTTGGACGCCAACCCACCGCGGAATACGCCAACGGCAGTGGCCGCGACCACAACGCCTACGGATTCACCATGTGGATGGCCGGAGGCGGAATCAAGGGCGGAATCAGCCACGGCACCACCGACGAACTTGGTGCCGCGGCCGTCGAAAACCCGCTGCACGTTCGCAACCTGCACGCCACGATCTTGCACCAAATGGGCCTCGACCCAAACCGGCTGTCTTACTTCTACGGCGGCCTCGATCAAAAGCTGGTCGGAGTCGAACACGTCCGCCCCATCCACGAGATCATCGCCTAA
- a CDS encoding serine/threonine-protein kinase, which translates to MTARLKLVMDPGESTRRLRVGMRLDKYRLVKKLGEGGFATVYSAHDTIEDRDVALKIPEAASSDSHQSADDLQREVRIMASLSHDSILPLKDARYIDGHFVMVFPLGEETLHDRLSRRMARATTLDYVRQMTSAMAYAHERRILHRDIKPENFILFPNSKICLTDFGLARIERGRHAVSASGTLGYIAPEQAMGKPTYRSDVFSLGLVIYRMLSGALPEYPFEAPLPSYAKLRRGLNQEFVDWIRKSMDPKPLKRFRDGVAMANALDRIKSLTVPGSTSGTTVTRTTRRRSRRVA; encoded by the coding sequence GTGACGGCACGTTTGAAATTGGTGATGGACCCCGGCGAATCAACGCGTCGCCTTCGCGTCGGCATGCGGTTGGACAAATACCGGCTCGTCAAAAAGCTTGGCGAAGGTGGTTTTGCAACCGTTTACTCCGCGCACGACACGATCGAAGATCGTGACGTGGCGTTGAAGATTCCGGAGGCCGCGTCTTCGGACTCTCACCAATCGGCAGACGACCTGCAGCGTGAGGTTCGCATCATGGCGAGTCTTTCTCACGACAGCATTTTGCCGCTCAAGGACGCTCGCTACATCGACGGCCACTTCGTGATGGTGTTCCCGCTCGGGGAAGAGACCTTGCACGACCGCTTGAGTCGCCGCATGGCTCGCGCGACCACGCTCGACTACGTTCGCCAAATGACCTCGGCCATGGCCTACGCTCACGAGCGACGCATTCTGCACCGCGATATCAAACCCGAAAACTTCATCCTGTTTCCCAACTCAAAAATCTGCTTGACCGATTTCGGGTTGGCGCGGATTGAACGCGGCCGACATGCCGTGTCCGCATCGGGAACCCTCGGCTACATCGCTCCCGAACAAGCGATGGGGAAACCAACCTATCGCAGCGATGTGTTTTCGCTGGGGCTGGTGATCTACCGGATGCTGTCAGGTGCTCTTCCAGAGTACCCGTTCGAAGCACCGTTGCCGTCGTACGCCAAACTGCGTCGTGGCTTGAACCAGGAGTTCGTGGATTGGATCCGAAAATCGATGGATCCCAAACCCCTCAAACGCTTCCGTGACGGAGTCGCGATGGCCAACGCCCTCGACCGGATCAAATCCCTGACCGTCCCCGGCTCCACATCGGGAACCACCGTGACCCGAACCACCCGCCGCCGATCACGCCGCGTCGCGTAG
- a CDS encoding alpha-amylase/4-alpha-glucanotransferase domain-containing protein has product MSPHVHLCLVLHNHQPIGNFDGVFEQAYQDSYLPFLEVFEPYDALNISLHTSGPLMLWMAERHPEYLDRVRLLVEAGRIEIVGGPQYEPILTMLPRRDRVGQIQSYNSWLQRNLGVTPAGMWMPERVWESGLTADVAAAGIRYTVLDDYHFKSAGMAEEELRSYFVVEDQGQLLRVFPGSEQLRYTIPFRPAHETIDYLRGIAHSNPGAVMTFGDDGEKFGTWPDTKSHVYDEGWLRSFFDALTENQEWLHTVTLAESIQNAAPAGKAYLPDCSYREMTVWSLPAESQEILDDVSHAMEEDERWGHLESFVRGGFWRNFKVKYEETNEMYARMMHVSDRLAKAEASGHDAGELAEIRDHLYRGQCNCPYWHGAFGGIYLPHLRNAIYEHLIQADTLLQEIEGTLHTVSATAGDYDYDGQQEIRLSNESMVAWIDPAQGGRMYEWDLRGINHNLLATLQRRPEAYHRKVLAGPSAAGGDVASIHDRVVFKQEGLDQMIQYDRYARKSLMDHFFDNEATLESVSRGESPERGDFVDLPFEAKLRRGSDRVQAQLRRDGNAWGIPITLTKAVTLQQDSGNLSVTYLLENLPPASPLHFAVEWNFAGLPSGADDRYFSDVDGNQLGQLGERLDLQDVHGLSLSDRWLGVDIDLRTDRESGVWAFPVETVSQSEAGFELVHQSVCVMPHWIITADAEGRWAVTIDIATRCESTIEVQQHDHVNV; this is encoded by the coding sequence ATGTCGCCTCACGTTCACCTTTGCTTGGTCCTTCACAACCACCAGCCAATCGGAAACTTCGATGGCGTGTTTGAACAAGCCTACCAGGACAGCTACTTGCCGTTTCTGGAAGTGTTTGAACCGTACGACGCACTGAACATTTCCCTGCACACTTCCGGCCCGTTGATGCTGTGGATGGCCGAACGCCACCCCGAGTACCTCGACCGCGTGCGTTTGCTGGTCGAAGCAGGACGCATCGAAATCGTGGGCGGACCTCAGTACGAACCGATCTTGACGATGTTGCCACGTCGCGACCGTGTCGGCCAAATCCAGTCGTACAACTCGTGGCTGCAACGCAACTTGGGCGTCACGCCCGCTGGCATGTGGATGCCCGAACGCGTCTGGGAATCCGGCCTGACCGCCGACGTCGCCGCGGCGGGAATCCGCTACACCGTGCTGGACGATTACCACTTCAAATCCGCTGGGATGGCGGAAGAAGAATTGCGCAGCTACTTCGTCGTCGAAGACCAAGGCCAACTGCTTCGCGTCTTCCCTGGCAGCGAACAGCTTCGCTACACAATCCCGTTCCGCCCCGCTCACGAAACGATCGACTACCTGCGCGGGATCGCTCATTCCAATCCCGGTGCCGTGATGACATTCGGCGACGACGGCGAAAAGTTCGGCACCTGGCCCGACACCAAGTCGCACGTCTACGACGAAGGCTGGTTGCGTTCGTTCTTCGACGCGTTGACCGAAAACCAAGAGTGGCTGCACACAGTCACGTTGGCCGAGTCCATCCAAAACGCTGCTCCCGCCGGAAAGGCTTACCTGCCCGATTGCAGCTACCGCGAAATGACCGTTTGGTCGTTGCCCGCCGAGTCACAAGAGATTCTCGACGACGTTTCCCACGCGATGGAAGAAGACGAACGCTGGGGCCACTTGGAATCCTTCGTGCGTGGCGGTTTCTGGCGGAACTTCAAGGTGAAGTACGAAGAAACCAACGAGATGTACGCTCGCATGATGCACGTCAGCGATCGCCTGGCCAAAGCCGAAGCCAGCGGACACGACGCCGGTGAACTCGCCGAAATTCGCGATCACCTGTATCGCGGTCAATGCAATTGCCCGTACTGGCACGGTGCCTTCGGTGGGATCTACTTGCCTCACCTTCGCAACGCGATCTACGAGCACCTGATCCAAGCCGACACGCTGCTGCAAGAAATCGAAGGCACGCTGCACACGGTTTCAGCGACCGCGGGTGACTACGATTACGACGGGCAACAAGAGATCCGATTGTCCAACGAATCCATGGTCGCTTGGATCGATCCCGCCCAAGGTGGCCGGATGTACGAGTGGGACTTGCGAGGCATCAACCACAACTTGTTGGCCACCCTGCAGCGACGCCCCGAAGCCTATCACCGAAAAGTTCTGGCTGGGCCGAGTGCCGCTGGTGGCGATGTGGCCAGCATCCACGACCGAGTGGTGTTCAAACAAGAAGGCCTGGATCAAATGATTCAGTACGACCGTTACGCTCGCAAGAGCTTGATGGACCACTTCTTTGACAACGAAGCCACCCTGGAATCGGTCTCGCGTGGCGAATCACCCGAACGAGGCGACTTTGTCGATTTGCCGTTCGAAGCCAAACTGCGTCGAGGCAGCGACCGTGTGCAAGCTCAACTGCGTCGCGACGGCAACGCTTGGGGGATCCCAATCACGCTGACCAAAGCTGTGACGCTCCAACAAGACAGTGGCAACTTGTCCGTGACCTACTTGTTGGAAAACCTCCCGCCGGCCAGCCCACTGCACTTTGCCGTGGAATGGAACTTCGCCGGTTTGCCCTCGGGAGCCGACGACCGTTACTTCAGCGATGTGGACGGGAATCAACTGGGGCAACTCGGCGAACGCCTGGACCTGCAAGACGTTCACGGACTTTCGCTGTCGGATCGCTGGCTCGGCGTCGACATCGACTTGCGGACCGATCGCGAAAGCGGTGTGTGGGCGTTCCCCGTGGAAACGGTCAGCCAAAGTGAAGCCGGTTTTGAGTTGGTTCACCAATCGGTGTGCGTGATGCCTCACTGGATCATCACCGCGGACGCGGAAGGTCGCTGGGCGGTCACGATCGACATTGCCACTCGCTGTGAAAGCACGATCGAAGTCCAACAGCACGATCATGTGAACGTCTAA